The following coding sequences are from one Triticum aestivum cultivar Chinese Spring chromosome 5A, IWGSC CS RefSeq v2.1, whole genome shotgun sequence window:
- the LOC123107332 gene encoding SKP1-like protein 1, with the protein MAAEGQEKEKMVMLRSEDGVDFVLSESEAEAQCGRKIKIMMKHDFENHIIPSGDGGGGEINYCLIRLPVRGDTLSKVIDYSKMHASGSHDFDPLGCGLHRCFQPRGPLRSHPGEYASKYLQIRGLIDLAWQTIASKIKGKSPREICNIFNIKSVFPPELDGETIAKRLQDCTTCSSDKELPCSETPYLIQELEFEEKALQALDIVHCQEFTGYDPKVNTYTRT; encoded by the exons atggcggcggaggggcaggaaaAGGAGAAGATGGTGATGTTGCGGAGCGAGGACGGCGTGGACTTCGTGCTGTCAGAGTCCGAGGCAGAGGCCCAGTGCGGCAGGAAAATCAAAATAATGATGAAGCACGACTTCGAGAACCACATCATCccttccggcgacggcggcggcggcgaaatcAACTACTGCCTCATCCGCCTCCCCGTCCGAGGCGACACACTCTCCAAGGTGATAGACTACTCCAAGATGCACGCCTCCGGATCCCACGACTTTGACCCACTGGGATGCGGACTTCATCGCTGCTTTCAACCACGAGGCCCTCTTCGATCTCATCCTGGTGAGTAC GCTTCGAAATATCTTCAAATAAGAGGACTGATTGACCTAGCCTGGCAGACTATTGCTAGTAAGATAAAGGGGAAATCTCCACGTGAAATTTGTAATATCTTCAACATCAAGAGTGTCTTTCCTCCGGAATTAGATGGAGAAACGATAGCAAAGCGATTGCAAGATTGCACAACATGTTCCAGTGACAAG GAGTTGCCATGCAGTGAGACCCCATATTTAATTCAAGAGCTCGAATTCGAGGAAAAGGCTTTGCAGGCTCTTGACATAGTTCATTGTCAAGAGTTTACGGGATACGACCCTAAGGTCAACACTTACACCCGTACCTGA
- the LOC123101449 gene encoding uncharacterized protein: MDPCRGLVLADIIYFEMNLKILHDEGEVEDFSKGVIVFNRACLPNDKQTVGVSLNSYLSRVEVRCVYVAYPIEATIEVNILKGPCSVSRVAAWTTKNYEYSMDLYNGGEAAAEIEAEGTVPLSRRVVAVPLGRKLVVLVTGRSVGDVFDKNIIAPLGRSTELMHYKLGSALVEVKLVWTALPRREREDMIKDVGDESLLM; encoded by the coding sequence ATGGATCCATGCCGAGGGCTTGTTCTGGCGGACATAATATATTTTGAGATGAATTTAAAGATACTCCATGATGAAGGTGAGGTTGAAGATTTCAGCAAGGGTGTAATCGTTTTCAACAGGGCCTGCCTCCCTAATGATAAGCAGACTGTGGGTGTTAGTCTAAATAGCTATCTGAGTAGGGTGGAGGTGAGATGTGTGTATGTTGCATATCCCATTGAAGCTACCATTGAAGTCAATATCTTGAAGGGACCGTGTAGTGTCTCAAGAGTTGCCGCCTGGACTACCAAGAATTATGAGTATAGTATGGATCTTTACAACGGTGGTGAAGCAGCAGCAGAGATTGAGGCAGAAGGGACCGTTCCCTTGAGTCGTCGCGTTGTAGCTGTCCCACTTGGTAGAAAGTTGGTGGTCCTTGTCACCGGTCGTAGCGTTGGTGATGTTTTTGATAAAAACATCATCGCACCTTTAGGACGATCAACTGAGTTGATGCATTATAAATTAGGCTCCGCACTTGTGGAGGTGAAACTTGTCTGGACAGCTCTTCCCAGACGCGAGAGAGAAGATATGATCAAGGATGTGGGAGACGAGAGCCTTTTGATGTGA